ACTAAATTATCTGTAAGATATCACCATTTATATCTATTCATAATCTATGAAAATGTGCACTGCtaaaaaacaatgatttatttacatgtgcaaaataaaattaaataagcaTGAAATAGTAATTCATATGTACAAATTCTGAATACAGATATAAACTTTTCCTTACTTGTGTCACTGGTTATTGTCGTACGAGGGTCATTTGTGCCCATATCTgtagaacaaaacaaagtcacAATCTTGTCACTAAATTAGTATTCATGCATGGATACAAATGTAAAGCTGGCTGATGTTACTTGTAATGTTGTTATAAACAATATATCTGAAAAATTACTCACCATAAACATCAATGTAGATGATGTGACTCCTACTGCCTCCACCTTTACACCGATATTCACCTGAATCACTGATGATGATGCTTTGAAATAACAAGTAGAATATCCCTTCTGATGGATTTGATCTTTTCCATTCCGTCTTCATGTGATTGTTATTGTTGTCATTGAGACAAATATGTTCTTCCTTAACTTTATACCAGCAGATTGTTGGTGGTAAATTGTTGCAGAACGCAACTGGACATTCAACCCTGAGTTCTTGTCCCAGAGACGCTTTATAACTCGTGTTCCGACGAACTTTTAGATCTGCTGTACAGTCGTCATCTGCAACAAGAAAGAACCAGACATTGAAATGTCATACCTGGGCGCTTTTTGCTGCCTTATTAACACtgcaaaagtagaaaataaaggTTCATTTTATAATAATCAGTTTGATTCAGCAAATTTGACTTGGAAAATTGCTGAAAAACCAGAACACTAGATGATTTTTAACTtgtgcagaaaaatgtaaataacaatttcaaaaaCGTGAAAATCTTCTTATTTAACTGTTAAAAATGTGTCTATTTTGATTAAAGTAGCTAGGATTTGGACTTTTCATGTCCAacctgctaaaaaaaacatgttgcgtTGTTTTAATTGAAATCTGTAAATTATTCTTCACAAGTTTTAGCTAACAATTTTTCTGGAGCCTTTCATGCAAGTGTTGTTGGAAGACATGATGCAATGGGAAAATAAGGCTCCAACATCACTTTCCTACATATTTGCCTTTTTAGCAGAGATATTTGAATCACTAGCTATGCCTGCCTGTACCACATTTCTTTGgacatgtcaaaaatatttctaaataataaCCATCACTTTCACTGATCATGTTAGACACACTTGTGCAACACTGATGCAGGATCAATGCTTCTGTGCTGCAAATACTGCAGCATTCATTCAATACTCAGACTAAACCTGTAATGCTCCACTCACATCAGCATGTTGAATgcttaaaactgaaattaaaacttATACTTTAATTCAATTTATGATAAAATTTGGTAATAATTTAAGTTGCAGCCAGTTAAATATTGCTTAGTTTGTCACAATGCAAGTAACATAGATGATTCTGTCACAGTTTAACATTGTGCATCCTTAACTTTTGACTTGTGTACCCACATTGGAATAGAAGCacctaaaatgtaacaaacatgcTTTAAAGActtaattttccacaaaatcaaCTTCATTTCCTGATGTTTAGACCAACCAAACGCTTTCTTCAACACATCGCCAAATATGGCAAGACAGGAAACAAAGTGACAGTAGCTTTATGTAAAATATCTCTTTACGctatatgtttttaaaacatgtagtaaaaatataaattattagtTTAGTTTGGCAACATAGAATTAAAGACGTCCAGGTTCATGTCTGGTTGTTTTACTTATACATGTTGGGTTTCAAGACTCTATTATTTAGTCTATGTGTCATCTTGTCAACTGCGGAACTGTAGAAACGccgtgtgatgtgaaaaaccTTTGGTAAGTTTTAAACACTGTGATattaaagaaattacatttcatCTAGTTTCTACCAATATTTATTATGgaatttaaacaaaaccaaacaaaaaaaacagatttcgaCTGAATCTTCATGACCGACATTGTTACGGCCTGGCTATACAATCCATTATAGCTTAGTTTAATAGTTAATGTAATTTACCATCAGCATCCAGAGGAACCATCAGTCTGGCAGAGATCAGGACataaaaaagtactttaaaGCTGTAAGACACCATGTTGATAGTCTGATGAAGCGTCCACTTCTGTTCAGCTTCTGTATGTTCTGAGTTTTACACCACAGCAGATGTGGTTGATTTACTTCCTGTTTGCGATTATGGGGTTCTATAAACCCTCCTGCAAATGCTAATAGCTTTGATGAAGTCGATACAAGGAGAAACATGTGCTTCAACAGTTGTTAATTGTACTACTAGAAAAAAGAACCAAagaaaactaatgttttaaaatcaagttCAGACAATTTCAGCTGtggatgtaatttttttttaaagctagtTAAAGCTCAGACTGTTGTGACATAAAGAATGAAATCGTTATGTTCATAACTTTTTCCGCCCTTAGTGCGACAAACAGTTTAAACCAGAAATGCACATAAACGATGCTACAGTAAGTCAAACTAAAATGTTCCCGTTTTAGATCAGCTCGCTGCTCACTAATGATATGTATTGTACATATTGCAGTGGAGTTTTTTTTGCTCTTCCCCTGACTGGTACCTTTCTACAATTAAATCATTTTGATGTGATTTTTCTGCAAACACTGTGAGTCACCAAATGTCAGAGAaattacacaaacacagcagattTATATAtaagattaatcaaatttattcacaaaaacaaacagattatgTCAATCTGAGACTAATCGTGAATAATTCTTTGCGgaacacaaatacaaatgatAAGTGACAATATGGCTGCCTATTTCTAATTTTTCAGAATGTACAACTAATACTTTGGGTAGAATGAAAACAGTCATGATGGGTGAAATTAGTTTCctttcataaaatacatttacccAAGAAGAAAAGCTTAtttaatcataaataaataaaagaaaggaagGTGAGAACACAGTACTCTGTAGTCTAGACAGTCTGTTGTGAACGTAAACTTTATACAGGATGTGTGCAGATGTGTTACCTGTACAGGAAACATGACTATTACCTGTCCTCTGTCTCACTATTCTTTGTACAGTAAACAAAAGCTGCCTCACAGTTTCACTTTCACTACTTTGCAGTTTGGCTTACAGTAGTTCAAGATCACAAAAGCAAGAAGCTGTTCTACAAAAGCTCCACTCAGGGCAAACATGTTTATCTACTCATCTATGAAGCAGCTGTAAATTTTCATAGATGTGATGGGAAGACGAAGAACCATAATCATCTCTTGTCTGGCCTTTTTCTGCAGAACGGATACAAAGTTCAATGAGTTACAGCTCTCAGATAATCAGCCACCTGTATTTTTATATCTAGACTCCTACCTTCAATCACAGGGCGAAATTTCACAAACATCAGTATGACGACGGTGACAAAAATCTTAATGGCCAAAATGCGGAACATGTAATGTTTGAACATGTCCAGACTGGTCGGCTTCTCTGCAAGAAAAGAGAAGAACGTAAACAATCATAAGAAGGAAGGAGAACGCAACATGTGTTCAGATGTGtttcaatctgaaaagtgtggcacgGATTTGTGTTTAGCTGCCTGCAACCTGATAccctgagttaaaaaaaaaagtccaatttCCATATGATAAAGCGAAACCTACACTGAATTTGAAAGGAAATCTTACACTGCACATCGTTAATTTGGTGGGAGCAGCATCAGGCTGTGGGATGTTCCTCTTAAACATGGTCAGGGAAATTGATTAGGTTTGATTGGAAGGTTGATGGAGCAAAAACAGATCAGCCCTGGAGAAAAACCTGCTATAGAGGCTGAAAAATAGAGCTGGACAAGCTTAAATCCAAACACATTCGTGacttagaatggcccagtcaaagtccaaacataAAGTCAATCGGAATTTTTTGTTAAGACTTCATGTTTacagatgttctccatccaacCTGACCCTGCTAGAACTACT
The genomic region above belongs to Xiphophorus maculatus strain JP 163 A chromosome 24, X_maculatus-5.0-male, whole genome shotgun sequence and contains:
- the LOC111607676 gene encoding B- and T-lymphocyte attenuator-like, with protein sequence MVSYSFKVLFYVLISARLMVPLDADDDDCTADLKVRRNTSYKASLGQELRVECPVAFCNNLPPTICWYKVKEEHICLNDNNNNHMKTEWKRSNPSEGIFYLLFQSIIISDSGEYRCKGGGSRSHIIYIDVYDMGTNDPRTTITSDTRIHEDTNNVTNNQPVPERANTFLMSIYSTAGIGSFVVIVFIISIICMRGLKGKSRTESTEVQSSPRGNPTPAEEQTSVVYMVCQEGKLPGR